The Mytilus edulis chromosome 12, xbMytEdul2.2, whole genome shotgun sequence genome contains a region encoding:
- the LOC139498529 gene encoding protein starmaker-like isoform X4 — MSEKKEKGGRRARSRSSSSSSSSDDENKKLTKDERREKKLKKKNERKHSRSSSSSSSSSDDERKKLSKEERNKKKKDKTATDKKQKESDRKQGKPKKELKKKKERKRSRSSSSSSSSSSSSSSDDENKKEKRKSGKKDKKATKNKQKEKDKKDLKKKRERKRSRSSSSSSSSSSSTDDEKKKEGKQKRKKDKKAMKNKQGKTKNDKNAKATATSKKTDVKVPSSEETGGEVKTDAGESKGRGNEDDSDTAGGNSKNEKENKVEQATYTKDDINDYEDSTKSPTNSNDTEKADQTENIIFANKAESSNKAIEVEQDKNGSDNDQTVTDNDTRLQQDETSGEKNNDVTKLEQNGADEQKTENVTLTQTRNEKKNNDVTKLEQNGADEQKTENVTLTQARNENNTNEDTASKSSDDLAGKTQLSTNENDNHSKTNDGNMNNDENKKMNSDEKPNPEVIDDEGAHKSSKSEDVNDTKRQTSSVQNLTASPEKENTTAVTSSESSKSKSSSKEHNTVQPEVFQEDEQETVKNKDDHYDSDDDDEIKNISHKTDDENDSENETKDLIYDENDKNDVKSHDSMTTSQNENSNKENDNVSYDKEKEEHNKENDDDQKTSARSETDQQPSARSENQKHVVIAPEVRITSAKDRENSTVSNKGKQSKSPKPQDTKYRGTPSPRQQTYRQKQDDRKFRRPIHSAPVKAQSPIYRQKSTDGRRCFSRASQSGKQKKEYKTEELRRLQEVLKKDKSHIRKPRQRAHFPFVWTSLEPYYNTSTAAFLIDLPEEFRHSYVSRSTAVGLCDPWVDLEMDNTILPKIGSAQRTSTRGTTHSPERTKEQKKEKDAKEKGKKDNKGSTRLPKFPVVPFHAGKENATMRFPYQDIPKFREEMNQRFSLNAPQKIDKDYKRTKDDFYRMDLDKIEEIHPMNRPHMRKAYFAYLQNTPGSRKAVSECVKSLDESQKPQQQPTGSAQKAS; from the exons ATGTCTGAG aaaaaggaaaaggGTGGCCGAAGAGCAAGGTCAAGGTCAAGCAGTTCAAGCTCGTCAAGtgatgatgaaaacaaaaaacTTACGAAAGATGAAAGAAGGGAAAAGAAGTTAAAGAAGAAAAACGAAAGAAAACACTCAAGATCTAGCAGCTCGAGTTCCTCTAGTTCAGATGACGAACGCAAAAAGCTTTCGAAAGAAGaaagaaataagaagaaaaaagataaaacagCGACGGACAAGAAACAAAAGGAATCTGATAGAAAACAGGGAAAACCCAAAAAGGAGTTGAAGAAGAAAAAGGAACGAAAACGATCAAGGTCAAGTTCAAGCAGTTCGAGTTCATCTAGCTCGTCCAGTTCAGACGACgaaaacaaaaaggaaaaaagaaagagtggaaaaaaagataagaaagcgacgaaaaacaaacaaaaggaaaaagacaaaaaagatttaaagaaGAAAAGAGAAAGAAAACGATCAAGGTCAAGCAGTTCGAGTTCATCCAGTTCGTCCAGTACAGACGacgaaaagaaaaaagaaggaaaacagaaaagaaaaaaagataagaaaGCGATGAAAAACAAACAGGGGAAAACCAAAAATGATAAGAATGCGAAAGCAACAGCAACGTCCAAAAAG ACCGACGTAAAAGTTCCGAGTAGCGAAGAAACTGGTGGGGAAGTAAAAACCGATGCTGGTGAATCAAAAGGGCGCGGAAATGAGGACGACAGCGACACAG CTGGAGGAAACTCTAAGAACGAGAAAGAAAATAAAGTAGAACAAGCCACTTATACGAAAGACGACATTAATGACTATGAAGATAGTACAAAATCTCCAACAAATTCTAATGATACAGAAAAAGCGGATCAGACTGAGAATATTATCTTTGCTAATAAGGCAGAAAGTTCAAATAAAGCAATCGAAGTCGAACAAGACAAAAACGGTTCAGACAATGACCAAACTGTCACGGATAACGACACTCGACTTCAACAAGACGAAACTAGTGGCGAGAAAAATAATGACGTCACAAAACTTGAACAAAATGGTGCCGATGAACAAAAAACTGAAAATGTTACATTGACACAAACTAGAaacgaaaagaaaaataatgacgtCACAAAACTTGAACAAAATGGTGCCGATGAACAAAAAACTGAAAATGTCACATTGACACAAGCTAGAAACGAAAATAATACCAATGAAGATACTGCTTCGAAATCCTCAGATGATTTAGCGGGCAAAACACAACTCTCTACAAATGAAAATGACAATCATTCAAAAACAAATGATGGTAACAtgaataatgatgaaaataagaagatgaattCTGATGAGAAACCAAATCCCGAAGTTATTGACGACGAAGGGGCACATAAGTCTTCAAAATCGGAAGATGTCAATGATACAAAAAGACAAACGTCATCAGTTCAAAATTTGACAGCATCACCAGAAAAAGAAAACACGACAGCCGTCACGTCATCAGAATCGTCAAAATCAAAGTCCAGTTCAAAAGAACACAATACGGTGCAGCCTGAAGTCTTTCAAGAAGATGAACAAGAAACTGTTAAAAATAAAGATGATCATTACGATTCTGATGACgatgatgaaattaaaaatatttctcataaaactgATGATGAAAATGATAGTGAAAACGAGACAAAAGACTTAATCTatgatgaaaatgataaaaacgACGTTAAAAGCCATGATTCCATGACAACCAGCCAAAATGAAAACTCTAATAAAGAAAACGATAACGTGTCATACGATAAGGAAAAAGAAGAACATAATAAAGAAAACGATGATGATCAGAAAACATCTGCCAGAAGTGAAACAGATCAACAGCCTTCTGCAAGGAGTGAGAACCAAAAACATGTAGTTATCGCACCGGAAGTTCGCATAACTTCAGCTAAAGATAGAGAAAATTCAACAGTCAGTAATAAAGGAAAACAGTCAAAAAGTCCAAAACCCCAGGATACTAAATATAGAGGAACACCGAGTCCTAGACAGCAGACATATAGACAGAAACAGGACGACAGAAAGTTTCGTAGGCCAATCCACAGCGCTCCAGTTAAAGCGCAAAGTCCTATTTACAGACAAAAGTCAACAGATGGGCGCCGATGTTTCAGCAGAG CCTCTCAATCgggaaaacagaaaaaagaatataaaacagAAGAATTAAGAAGACTCCAAGAGGTTCTTAAAAAAGACAAATCCCATATACGAAAACCAAGACA gcGTGCCCACTTTCCATTTGTATGGACAAGCTTAGAACCATACTACAATACATCTACAGCGGCATTCTTAATAGATTTG CCTGAAGAATTCCGCCACAGCTATGTTAGTCGTAGTACTGCTGTAGGACTCTGTGATCCATGGGTAGatcttgagatggataacacaaTTCTGCCCAAAATTGGTAGTGCTCAGCGAACGTCAACACGAGGAACAACACACAGTCCAGAGAGAACAAAAGA acaaaagaaagaaaaagatgcCAAAGAAAAAGGCAAGAAAGACAACAAGGGGAGCACTCGACTGCCAAAATTTCCAGTTGTACCGTTCCATGCTGGAAAAGAAAACGCTACAATGAGATTTCCCTATCAAGATATTCCTAAATTTAG ggAGGAAATGAATCAGAGATTTAGTTTAAATGCTCCACAGAAGATCGACAAAGATTATAAACGTACAAAAGATGATTTTTACAGAATGGATCTAGATAAAATAGAGGAAATTCATCCGATGAATCGACCGCACATGCGCAAAGCATACTTTGCATATCTTCAAAATACTCCTGGTTCACGAAAAGCAGTGTCTGAGTGTGTAAAGTCACTTGATGAGTCACAGAAACCTCAGCAACAGCCAACAGGATCAGCGCAGAAGGCTAGTTAA
- the LOC139498529 gene encoding protein starmaker-like isoform X3 yields the protein MSEKKEKGGRRARSRSSSSSSSSDDENKKLTKDERREKKLKKKNERKHSRSSSSSSSSSDDERKKLSKEERNKKKKDKTATDKKQKESDRKQGKPKKELKKKKERKRSRSSSSSSSSSSSSSSDDENKKEKRKSGKKDKKATKNKQKEKDKKDLKKKRERKRSRSSSSSSSSSSSTDDEKKKEGKQKRKKDKKAMKNKQGKTKNDKNAKATATSKKTDVKVPSSEETGGEVKTDAGESKGRGNEDDSDTAGGNSKNEKENKVEQATYTKDDINDYEDSTKSPTNSNDTEKADQTENIIFANKAESSNKAIEVEQDKNGSDNDQTVTDNDTRLQQDETSGEKNNDVTKLEQNGADEQKTENVTLTQTRNEKKNNDVTKLEQNGADEQKTENVTLTQARNENNTNEDTASKSSDDLAGKTQLSTNENDNHSKTNDGNMNNDENKKMNSDEKPNPEVIDDEGAHKSSKSEDVNDTKRQTSSVQNLTASPEKENTTAVTSSESSKSKSSSKEHNTVQPEVFQEDEQETVKNKDDHYDSDDDDEIKNISHKTDDENDSENETKDLIYDENDKNDVKSHDSMTTSQNENSNKENDNVSYDKEKEEHNKENDDDQKTSARSETDQQPSARSENQKHVVIAPEVRITSAKDRENSTVSNKGKQSKSPKPQDTKYRGTPSPRQQTYRQKQDDRKFRRPIHSAPVKAQSPIYRQKSTDGRRCFSRASQSGKQKKEYKTEELRRLQEVLKKDKSHIRKPRQRAHFPFVWTSLEPYYNTSTAAFLIDLNADERQHAPVMRTRTISTPEEFRHSYVSRSTAVGLCDPWVDLEMDNTILPKIGSAQRTSTRGTTHSPERTKEQKKEKDAKEKGKKDNKGSTRLPKFPVVPFHAGKENATMRFPYQDIPKFREEMNQRFSLNAPQKIDKDYKRTKDDFYRMDLDKIEEIHPMNRPHMRKAYFAYLQNTPGSRKAVSECVKSLDESQKPQQQPTGSAQKAS from the exons ATGTCTGAG aaaaaggaaaaggGTGGCCGAAGAGCAAGGTCAAGGTCAAGCAGTTCAAGCTCGTCAAGtgatgatgaaaacaaaaaacTTACGAAAGATGAAAGAAGGGAAAAGAAGTTAAAGAAGAAAAACGAAAGAAAACACTCAAGATCTAGCAGCTCGAGTTCCTCTAGTTCAGATGACGAACGCAAAAAGCTTTCGAAAGAAGaaagaaataagaagaaaaaagataaaacagCGACGGACAAGAAACAAAAGGAATCTGATAGAAAACAGGGAAAACCCAAAAAGGAGTTGAAGAAGAAAAAGGAACGAAAACGATCAAGGTCAAGTTCAAGCAGTTCGAGTTCATCTAGCTCGTCCAGTTCAGACGACgaaaacaaaaaggaaaaaagaaagagtggaaaaaaagataagaaagcgacgaaaaacaaacaaaaggaaaaagacaaaaaagatttaaagaaGAAAAGAGAAAGAAAACGATCAAGGTCAAGCAGTTCGAGTTCATCCAGTTCGTCCAGTACAGACGacgaaaagaaaaaagaaggaaaacagaaaagaaaaaaagataagaaaGCGATGAAAAACAAACAGGGGAAAACCAAAAATGATAAGAATGCGAAAGCAACAGCAACGTCCAAAAAG ACCGACGTAAAAGTTCCGAGTAGCGAAGAAACTGGTGGGGAAGTAAAAACCGATGCTGGTGAATCAAAAGGGCGCGGAAATGAGGACGACAGCGACACAG CTGGAGGAAACTCTAAGAACGAGAAAGAAAATAAAGTAGAACAAGCCACTTATACGAAAGACGACATTAATGACTATGAAGATAGTACAAAATCTCCAACAAATTCTAATGATACAGAAAAAGCGGATCAGACTGAGAATATTATCTTTGCTAATAAGGCAGAAAGTTCAAATAAAGCAATCGAAGTCGAACAAGACAAAAACGGTTCAGACAATGACCAAACTGTCACGGATAACGACACTCGACTTCAACAAGACGAAACTAGTGGCGAGAAAAATAATGACGTCACAAAACTTGAACAAAATGGTGCCGATGAACAAAAAACTGAAAATGTTACATTGACACAAACTAGAaacgaaaagaaaaataatgacgtCACAAAACTTGAACAAAATGGTGCCGATGAACAAAAAACTGAAAATGTCACATTGACACAAGCTAGAAACGAAAATAATACCAATGAAGATACTGCTTCGAAATCCTCAGATGATTTAGCGGGCAAAACACAACTCTCTACAAATGAAAATGACAATCATTCAAAAACAAATGATGGTAACAtgaataatgatgaaaataagaagatgaattCTGATGAGAAACCAAATCCCGAAGTTATTGACGACGAAGGGGCACATAAGTCTTCAAAATCGGAAGATGTCAATGATACAAAAAGACAAACGTCATCAGTTCAAAATTTGACAGCATCACCAGAAAAAGAAAACACGACAGCCGTCACGTCATCAGAATCGTCAAAATCAAAGTCCAGTTCAAAAGAACACAATACGGTGCAGCCTGAAGTCTTTCAAGAAGATGAACAAGAAACTGTTAAAAATAAAGATGATCATTACGATTCTGATGACgatgatgaaattaaaaatatttctcataaaactgATGATGAAAATGATAGTGAAAACGAGACAAAAGACTTAATCTatgatgaaaatgataaaaacgACGTTAAAAGCCATGATTCCATGACAACCAGCCAAAATGAAAACTCTAATAAAGAAAACGATAACGTGTCATACGATAAGGAAAAAGAAGAACATAATAAAGAAAACGATGATGATCAGAAAACATCTGCCAGAAGTGAAACAGATCAACAGCCTTCTGCAAGGAGTGAGAACCAAAAACATGTAGTTATCGCACCGGAAGTTCGCATAACTTCAGCTAAAGATAGAGAAAATTCAACAGTCAGTAATAAAGGAAAACAGTCAAAAAGTCCAAAACCCCAGGATACTAAATATAGAGGAACACCGAGTCCTAGACAGCAGACATATAGACAGAAACAGGACGACAGAAAGTTTCGTAGGCCAATCCACAGCGCTCCAGTTAAAGCGCAAAGTCCTATTTACAGACAAAAGTCAACAGATGGGCGCCGATGTTTCAGCAGAG CCTCTCAATCgggaaaacagaaaaaagaatataaaacagAAGAATTAAGAAGACTCCAAGAGGTTCTTAAAAAAGACAAATCCCATATACGAAAACCAAGACA gcGTGCCCACTTTCCATTTGTATGGACAAGCTTAGAACCATACTACAATACATCTACAGCGGCATTCTTAATAGATTTG AATGCGGATGAAAGGCAACATGCACCAGTTATGAGAACAAGGACAATTAGCACT CCTGAAGAATTCCGCCACAGCTATGTTAGTCGTAGTACTGCTGTAGGACTCTGTGATCCATGGGTAGatcttgagatggataacacaaTTCTGCCCAAAATTGGTAGTGCTCAGCGAACGTCAACACGAGGAACAACACACAGTCCAGAGAGAACAAAAGA acaaaagaaagaaaaagatgcCAAAGAAAAAGGCAAGAAAGACAACAAGGGGAGCACTCGACTGCCAAAATTTCCAGTTGTACCGTTCCATGCTGGAAAAGAAAACGCTACAATGAGATTTCCCTATCAAGATATTCCTAAATTTAG ggAGGAAATGAATCAGAGATTTAGTTTAAATGCTCCACAGAAGATCGACAAAGATTATAAACGTACAAAAGATGATTTTTACAGAATGGATCTAGATAAAATAGAGGAAATTCATCCGATGAATCGACCGCACATGCGCAAAGCATACTTTGCATATCTTCAAAATACTCCTGGTTCACGAAAAGCAGTGTCTGAGTGTGTAAAGTCACTTGATGAGTCACAGAAACCTCAGCAACAGCCAACAGGATCAGCGCAGAAGGCTAGTTAA
- the LOC139498529 gene encoding protein starmaker-like isoform X6, whose product MQTDVKVPSSEETGGEVKTDAGESKGRGNEDDSDTAGGNSKNEKENKVEQATYTKDDINDYEDSTKSPTNSNDTEKADQTENIIFANKAESSNKAIEVEQDKNGSDNDQTVTDNDTRLQQDETSGEKNNDVTKLEQNGADEQKTENVTLTQTRNEKKNNDVTKLEQNGADEQKTENVTLTQARNENNTNEDTASKSSDDLAGKTQLSTNENDNHSKTNDGNMNNDENKKMNSDEKPNPEVIDDEGAHKSSKSEDVNDTKRQTSSVQNLTASPEKENTTAVTSSESSKSKSSSKEHNTVQPEVFQEDEQETVKNKDDHYDSDDDDEIKNISHKTDDENDSENETKDLIYDENDKNDVKSHDSMTTSQNENSNKENDNVSYDKEKEEHNKENDDDQKTSARSETDQQPSARSENQKHVVIAPEVRITSAKDRENSTVSNKGKQSKSPKPQDTKYRGTPSPRQQTYRQKQDDRKFRRPIHSAPVKAQSPIYRQKSTDGRRCFSRASQSGKQKKEYKTEELRRLQEVLKKDKSHIRKPRQRAHFPFVWTSLEPYYNTSTAAFLIDLSVDDQDSKTPEPVETPRSPRTKKRNKVNADERQHAPVMRTRTISTPEEFRHSYVSRSTAVGLCDPWVDLEMDNTILPKIGSAQRTSTRGTTHSPERTKEQKKEKDAKEKGKKDNKGSTRLPKFPVVPFHAGKENATMRFPYQDIPKFREEMNQRFSLNAPQKIDKDYKRTKDDFYRMDLDKIEEIHPMNRPHMRKAYFAYLQNTPGSRKAVSECVKSLDESQKPQQQPTGSAQKAS is encoded by the exons ATGCAG ACCGACGTAAAAGTTCCGAGTAGCGAAGAAACTGGTGGGGAAGTAAAAACCGATGCTGGTGAATCAAAAGGGCGCGGAAATGAGGACGACAGCGACACAG CTGGAGGAAACTCTAAGAACGAGAAAGAAAATAAAGTAGAACAAGCCACTTATACGAAAGACGACATTAATGACTATGAAGATAGTACAAAATCTCCAACAAATTCTAATGATACAGAAAAAGCGGATCAGACTGAGAATATTATCTTTGCTAATAAGGCAGAAAGTTCAAATAAAGCAATCGAAGTCGAACAAGACAAAAACGGTTCAGACAATGACCAAACTGTCACGGATAACGACACTCGACTTCAACAAGACGAAACTAGTGGCGAGAAAAATAATGACGTCACAAAACTTGAACAAAATGGTGCCGATGAACAAAAAACTGAAAATGTTACATTGACACAAACTAGAaacgaaaagaaaaataatgacgtCACAAAACTTGAACAAAATGGTGCCGATGAACAAAAAACTGAAAATGTCACATTGACACAAGCTAGAAACGAAAATAATACCAATGAAGATACTGCTTCGAAATCCTCAGATGATTTAGCGGGCAAAACACAACTCTCTACAAATGAAAATGACAATCATTCAAAAACAAATGATGGTAACAtgaataatgatgaaaataagaagatgaattCTGATGAGAAACCAAATCCCGAAGTTATTGACGACGAAGGGGCACATAAGTCTTCAAAATCGGAAGATGTCAATGATACAAAAAGACAAACGTCATCAGTTCAAAATTTGACAGCATCACCAGAAAAAGAAAACACGACAGCCGTCACGTCATCAGAATCGTCAAAATCAAAGTCCAGTTCAAAAGAACACAATACGGTGCAGCCTGAAGTCTTTCAAGAAGATGAACAAGAAACTGTTAAAAATAAAGATGATCATTACGATTCTGATGACgatgatgaaattaaaaatatttctcataaaactgATGATGAAAATGATAGTGAAAACGAGACAAAAGACTTAATCTatgatgaaaatgataaaaacgACGTTAAAAGCCATGATTCCATGACAACCAGCCAAAATGAAAACTCTAATAAAGAAAACGATAACGTGTCATACGATAAGGAAAAAGAAGAACATAATAAAGAAAACGATGATGATCAGAAAACATCTGCCAGAAGTGAAACAGATCAACAGCCTTCTGCAAGGAGTGAGAACCAAAAACATGTAGTTATCGCACCGGAAGTTCGCATAACTTCAGCTAAAGATAGAGAAAATTCAACAGTCAGTAATAAAGGAAAACAGTCAAAAAGTCCAAAACCCCAGGATACTAAATATAGAGGAACACCGAGTCCTAGACAGCAGACATATAGACAGAAACAGGACGACAGAAAGTTTCGTAGGCCAATCCACAGCGCTCCAGTTAAAGCGCAAAGTCCTATTTACAGACAAAAGTCAACAGATGGGCGCCGATGTTTCAGCAGAG CCTCTCAATCgggaaaacagaaaaaagaatataaaacagAAGAATTAAGAAGACTCCAAGAGGTTCTTAAAAAAGACAAATCCCATATACGAAAACCAAGACA gcGTGCCCACTTTCCATTTGTATGGACAAGCTTAGAACCATACTACAATACATCTACAGCGGCATTCTTAATAGATTTG TCTGTTGATGATCAAGATTCAAAAACTCCTGAACCTGTTGAAACACCAAGATCTCCGAGGACAAAAAAGCGAAACAAAGTT AATGCGGATGAAAGGCAACATGCACCAGTTATGAGAACAAGGACAATTAGCACT CCTGAAGAATTCCGCCACAGCTATGTTAGTCGTAGTACTGCTGTAGGACTCTGTGATCCATGGGTAGatcttgagatggataacacaaTTCTGCCCAAAATTGGTAGTGCTCAGCGAACGTCAACACGAGGAACAACACACAGTCCAGAGAGAACAAAAGA acaaaagaaagaaaaagatgcCAAAGAAAAAGGCAAGAAAGACAACAAGGGGAGCACTCGACTGCCAAAATTTCCAGTTGTACCGTTCCATGCTGGAAAAGAAAACGCTACAATGAGATTTCCCTATCAAGATATTCCTAAATTTAG ggAGGAAATGAATCAGAGATTTAGTTTAAATGCTCCACAGAAGATCGACAAAGATTATAAACGTACAAAAGATGATTTTTACAGAATGGATCTAGATAAAATAGAGGAAATTCATCCGATGAATCGACCGCACATGCGCAAAGCATACTTTGCATATCTTCAAAATACTCCTGGTTCACGAAAAGCAGTGTCTGAGTGTGTAAAGTCACTTGATGAGTCACAGAAACCTCAGCAACAGCCAACAGGATCAGCGCAGAAGGCTAGTTAA
- the LOC139498529 gene encoding protein starmaker-like isoform X5, with amino-acid sequence MSETDVKVPSSEETGGEVKTDAGESKGRGNEDDSDTAGGNSKNEKENKVEQATYTKDDINDYEDSTKSPTNSNDTEKADQTENIIFANKAESSNKAIEVEQDKNGSDNDQTVTDNDTRLQQDETSGEKNNDVTKLEQNGADEQKTENVTLTQTRNEKKNNDVTKLEQNGADEQKTENVTLTQARNENNTNEDTASKSSDDLAGKTQLSTNENDNHSKTNDGNMNNDENKKMNSDEKPNPEVIDDEGAHKSSKSEDVNDTKRQTSSVQNLTASPEKENTTAVTSSESSKSKSSSKEHNTVQPEVFQEDEQETVKNKDDHYDSDDDDEIKNISHKTDDENDSENETKDLIYDENDKNDVKSHDSMTTSQNENSNKENDNVSYDKEKEEHNKENDDDQKTSARSETDQQPSARSENQKHVVIAPEVRITSAKDRENSTVSNKGKQSKSPKPQDTKYRGTPSPRQQTYRQKQDDRKFRRPIHSAPVKAQSPIYRQKSTDGRRCFSRASQSGKQKKEYKTEELRRLQEVLKKDKSHIRKPRQRAHFPFVWTSLEPYYNTSTAAFLIDLSVDDQDSKTPEPVETPRSPRTKKRNKVNADERQHAPVMRTRTISTPEEFRHSYVSRSTAVGLCDPWVDLEMDNTILPKIGSAQRTSTRGTTHSPERTKEQKKEKDAKEKGKKDNKGSTRLPKFPVVPFHAGKENATMRFPYQDIPKFREEMNQRFSLNAPQKIDKDYKRTKDDFYRMDLDKIEEIHPMNRPHMRKAYFAYLQNTPGSRKAVSECVKSLDESQKPQQQPTGSAQKAS; translated from the exons ATGTCTGAG ACCGACGTAAAAGTTCCGAGTAGCGAAGAAACTGGTGGGGAAGTAAAAACCGATGCTGGTGAATCAAAAGGGCGCGGAAATGAGGACGACAGCGACACAG CTGGAGGAAACTCTAAGAACGAGAAAGAAAATAAAGTAGAACAAGCCACTTATACGAAAGACGACATTAATGACTATGAAGATAGTACAAAATCTCCAACAAATTCTAATGATACAGAAAAAGCGGATCAGACTGAGAATATTATCTTTGCTAATAAGGCAGAAAGTTCAAATAAAGCAATCGAAGTCGAACAAGACAAAAACGGTTCAGACAATGACCAAACTGTCACGGATAACGACACTCGACTTCAACAAGACGAAACTAGTGGCGAGAAAAATAATGACGTCACAAAACTTGAACAAAATGGTGCCGATGAACAAAAAACTGAAAATGTTACATTGACACAAACTAGAaacgaaaagaaaaataatgacgtCACAAAACTTGAACAAAATGGTGCCGATGAACAAAAAACTGAAAATGTCACATTGACACAAGCTAGAAACGAAAATAATACCAATGAAGATACTGCTTCGAAATCCTCAGATGATTTAGCGGGCAAAACACAACTCTCTACAAATGAAAATGACAATCATTCAAAAACAAATGATGGTAACAtgaataatgatgaaaataagaagatgaattCTGATGAGAAACCAAATCCCGAAGTTATTGACGACGAAGGGGCACATAAGTCTTCAAAATCGGAAGATGTCAATGATACAAAAAGACAAACGTCATCAGTTCAAAATTTGACAGCATCACCAGAAAAAGAAAACACGACAGCCGTCACGTCATCAGAATCGTCAAAATCAAAGTCCAGTTCAAAAGAACACAATACGGTGCAGCCTGAAGTCTTTCAAGAAGATGAACAAGAAACTGTTAAAAATAAAGATGATCATTACGATTCTGATGACgatgatgaaattaaaaatatttctcataaaactgATGATGAAAATGATAGTGAAAACGAGACAAAAGACTTAATCTatgatgaaaatgataaaaacgACGTTAAAAGCCATGATTCCATGACAACCAGCCAAAATGAAAACTCTAATAAAGAAAACGATAACGTGTCATACGATAAGGAAAAAGAAGAACATAATAAAGAAAACGATGATGATCAGAAAACATCTGCCAGAAGTGAAACAGATCAACAGCCTTCTGCAAGGAGTGAGAACCAAAAACATGTAGTTATCGCACCGGAAGTTCGCATAACTTCAGCTAAAGATAGAGAAAATTCAACAGTCAGTAATAAAGGAAAACAGTCAAAAAGTCCAAAACCCCAGGATACTAAATATAGAGGAACACCGAGTCCTAGACAGCAGACATATAGACAGAAACAGGACGACAGAAAGTTTCGTAGGCCAATCCACAGCGCTCCAGTTAAAGCGCAAAGTCCTATTTACAGACAAAAGTCAACAGATGGGCGCCGATGTTTCAGCAGAG CCTCTCAATCgggaaaacagaaaaaagaatataaaacagAAGAATTAAGAAGACTCCAAGAGGTTCTTAAAAAAGACAAATCCCATATACGAAAACCAAGACA gcGTGCCCACTTTCCATTTGTATGGACAAGCTTAGAACCATACTACAATACATCTACAGCGGCATTCTTAATAGATTTG TCTGTTGATGATCAAGATTCAAAAACTCCTGAACCTGTTGAAACACCAAGATCTCCGAGGACAAAAAAGCGAAACAAAGTT AATGCGGATGAAAGGCAACATGCACCAGTTATGAGAACAAGGACAATTAGCACT CCTGAAGAATTCCGCCACAGCTATGTTAGTCGTAGTACTGCTGTAGGACTCTGTGATCCATGGGTAGatcttgagatggataacacaaTTCTGCCCAAAATTGGTAGTGCTCAGCGAACGTCAACACGAGGAACAACACACAGTCCAGAGAGAACAAAAGA acaaaagaaagaaaaagatgcCAAAGAAAAAGGCAAGAAAGACAACAAGGGGAGCACTCGACTGCCAAAATTTCCAGTTGTACCGTTCCATGCTGGAAAAGAAAACGCTACAATGAGATTTCCCTATCAAGATATTCCTAAATTTAG ggAGGAAATGAATCAGAGATTTAGTTTAAATGCTCCACAGAAGATCGACAAAGATTATAAACGTACAAAAGATGATTTTTACAGAATGGATCTAGATAAAATAGAGGAAATTCATCCGATGAATCGACCGCACATGCGCAAAGCATACTTTGCATATCTTCAAAATACTCCTGGTTCACGAAAAGCAGTGTCTGAGTGTGTAAAGTCACTTGATGAGTCACAGAAACCTCAGCAACAGCCAACAGGATCAGCGCAGAAGGCTAGTTAA